Part of the Fibrobacterota bacterium genome is shown below.
TGCCGGGTACTCGTGCCCGGATGATCGCGGCGGAGAAAGAGGATCTCGGGCACTTCGACGAAGGGGCCGTGCAGGCAAAGCTCCGCCAGCAAATTGCGATCGGCGCCGGCGTAGGCCCCGAGCAAGGGAGTGCGCCGCAGGAACTCGGTCCGCATCACGCCGAAAATGGGGAAGCAGGCGTGATCGACGCAGATGCAATCGTGGAAGCGCACGGCCGGGTCGGGCGAATCGGTGCGCAGGCGGATGCCATAGTCCCAGAGCGTCTCGCCTTCCGGCCCGATAACCCGGGTGCGCGGATAGGCGAGCACGGCGGAAGGGCGGGCCTTAAGCGCGGTGACGCAGCGCTCCAGCAGTTCCGGCGAGCAAACGTCGTCATGGGCCGCCCACCGGAAAAAAGGGGAGCGGCCGAGCCGGAACACGCGGTTGAAATTCCAGGTGGCGCCGCGGTTGACCGGTTCGCGCAGATAGCGGATGCGGCCGTCGCGCGCCGCGAATTCGCGGCAAATGGCCTCGGTGCCGTCCTTGGAGCCATTATCGGAGAGGATCAGTTCCCAGTCGGTGAACGTCTGGGCCAGCAAAGACTCAAGGGATTGCCGCAGGTAATTCTCCCCGTTATAGACGGGAAGGCCGATCGTCAGCGAGGGAGCGTCATCCATGCCTTGAAAAAACCTTATGGGCAAGTCACGGTCAATAGGCCATTTGCGATCGGAGCCGCCACCTCGTATCTTCCCCATATGCTGCGAACGGCCCTGCTCCCGATCCTGGCGGCCGTCCTCGTTTGCGGAACGCGCGCCCAAACCACGGCGACCTTCACCGGCGTTCCTTTCGCTTCCGATTTCGAGGACGCCGACGCGGCCTGCATCCAGTCCCGCCCCGCCGCAGGATGCGCGGGCTGGATGGGGATCCACGACGCCCCCATTTCCCTAAGCTCGGGTGAGAAGGCGCATAGCGGCAACAAGGCCTTGCGCATCGAATTCACCAAGAACGAAGACTATGGCGGCACCTGGCGCAAGACGGAAGCCCGCCGCATCTTCACGCGCTTTTACGATTACTACGATTCGGGGTTCGACTTCGCGGCGGGCATGAAAATCCATCGCCTCTCTTCGTTCAACGACGCCAAGCAGATCAACGATTTCGATATCATCCTGCAGCTCAAGGCCGATACCCCGGACGCCAACTATTGCGGCCTTACCGATGCGCGCTGGATCGCCCTATCGTTCAACGGGGGGCCCAACGATTGGGGCAGCGTAGAGGCGCGTTTCACCCCCGTGCGCGGCCGCTGGTATTGCATCGAAACCGAAGTCTGGCTGAATTCGCCCGGCATGTCCGACGGCGAGGCGCGCGTTTGGATCGACGGCCAACTCGTGGCCGAAGGCAAGAAGATGAACATCCGCGGCTCGCTCGATACGCCCATCAACCGCGTGATGTTCGGCGGATGGTACTCGAACTCTGCGGCGGGCAAGAATCCCTGCCCCAACCCCGTCTCGCCCTCGCGCCGCTACGTCGACGATGCGGCCATCTCCGGAACCTATATCGGACTCCTGCCCGCCAGTCCCGGCACGCGCCACCCGACCCATCGGCCCCGCAATTTACCCGCCCACGAGTACGATCCCATCCCGGACTAAGGGCCGCTAAGCAGAGGTCTCGAAAACCGGGCCGGCGGCGGACAAGGCCGGCGCGGCAAGCGCGGCCAGCGCCCCTTCCAAAGCCGCCAGACGCTCCCGCTCATCGCTTTGGCGCCGATCCAGCCAGGATCGGATAGCCGATCTGTAGGCGGGAAGGCCGTTCATCAGTTCGCGGATGCGCGCCTCCAGATCGGCCGCGCTGCCATCGGTATAAACGCAGCCGGCGTCGAAAAACCCGCGCAGCGCCCGCGAGTTCCCCAGGATGAGCGGCTTGCCCATGGCCGCGCCTTCGTAGCCCCCGCAGACCAAGGTGGCCTCTCGCCGCGTCACCGCCATTACGGCATCGCAATGGGCCATGGCCGCGAAGAAATCGTTTTCGGACAGGTAGCCCGTGGCGATGAAATTGTCCGGGGCCGAACGTAAAAGGCGCGCGTAGCCCGCGGGAGCGCGGCCCGTGATGCGGACGATGACCTCGCCGCGCAGGCGGCGGCAGGCCTCCATGGCCGCCTCGATAGGCTCGTCGAAAGCCCAGGACGAGACGAACAGGATTTCCTTGATCGCGCGCGGCTTGGCCTCGGCAGCCTCGGCCAGGGGGCGCCAGGCGGAAACATCGGGAAAGGGATCGGGCAGCACGAAAGCCCGGCCGCCGGCCCGCTCCACGCTTTCGGCCAATTCCGGATTGGTCACCAGGGTGAGGTCGGCGCGCCGCAAGGTGAAATCGCTGAGCAAATCCGAGAGGCGGCGCTTAAGGCCCGCGCCGGGCCCGGAGAGATGCGCGAAATTGCTGTGCCGGTCGACCACGAGGGTATAACCGAGCGGGCCTTTGAGGGCGCCCGCCCAGGCCGCCAAAACCATGGACGGATTCTGGACGAAGACCAAATTTCCTGGTTTTTTCGAGAGGAGCGCGGCGGTGCCGGCCAGGCACCGCGGATAGCGCAGCCAACCCTTGTGCAGGAAAAGCCGGATTTCCGCGCCCAGGATGCGCGCCAGCCCCAGGGACCGGCGCTGGGTCTCCCAGGCGATCCATGTGCGGGAGAGAGTGCGGGAGAGAAATGGGGCGGAAGCGCCGGATGGGCCGTTCCTCACAAACGAAACCTCCGCCCCAGTACGTTGTAGAGGTGCCAGATGCGGCGGTGGCGGGATAGATCGAAAAGGGGGGCCAGCTCGCGATCGACGCTGCCGATCCACATGCCCCCCGAGTAGCGGCGGTAATCCTGGAACAGCAATTGATGCGGGAACAGGTCCCATTCCGAGCGCAGGAACAGGCGGTTGGCATCGTGCAGGACCACCACGCCGCCGGGCGCGAGGAGTTCGCGGGCCTTGCGCAGGCAGGCTTCCCGGGCGCGCCCGTCGATGAGGATGAAATCGAAGGGCTCGAAGCGGTCCGGGTATTCGACGTAACTGCGGAAGTCGGCGTAGGTGCCGTCGCCGTTCTCGGGGTGCCATGGCTCTTGCTCGGCCGGCACGGCATGCACTTCGACGTTAGGGGGCGCCTCTTCCCGGATCCGCGCCGCCCAGGCGGGATCATGCTCGATGGCGATCCAAGCGCCGCCGGGGGCCCCTGGTTCTAAAAGGCGGGAGAAATGGGAGGTGCCATAGCCGGCTCCCCATTCCAGGGCCCGCTTGGGACGCAGGCCGGCAAGCAGATCTTCCATGATCCGGATTTCCCGGTATTTCATCCATGGTTTGCGCACCTCTTGTTTAAGGATGCGCTCCAGGACCTTGTCGCGGTATTCCCGCACGGCCTGATCGAGAAAGGTTTGCAGGGGTGCCGGAATGGTATTTGCCATCCTTTTAAGATGAAAATCGGCGCGCGGGGGCCGCAATAGGAAAGATTCCGCGCGATTGCCGGAGGTTAGCGTGAGGCGGACCCGTTCCACCCGATTTCGGTGCTGCCCGCGAATTCGTCACTTTCTTCACGGATCATTTTGCCGCTTGCGTAAGCAGTCGAAATAACTGACGGGAATTTTACTGGTGCCATCGAGACCGTGGCGGTAGAATAGACAAGTCTCCGCATGGGACCGAGTTCAAGCCTGATGGGATGTGTGCCCGAAGGGCGTCCTCAGCGGCGATACCACCTGACCTGAGCGGCCGGAAAGGGATTTTTCCCGATGTCCCCTGTGTCCCGTTTTGCCTTCGTTTTCGCGGGCATCATCGCCTTCGCAGCCCCTTCCCATTCCAAGGGCATCAGGGTCCGTTTCCTTCCCAATCCCCCGGAGGACTCGGTCGTCAGTTACCAGGTGATGCGCGCCGACGGGCTCAACCTGGCGACGGTAAAGGTGGGGCAGGTTTCCGCCGCGGCCGCGCGCGATACCTTCGATTTCGCGGACACCACCGCCCTCAAGGGTCGGCCCTATGTCTATAGCATCATCGGGCTCGACGCCGGCGGCGGAGCCAGCGCCCCGTCCGAATCCACCGAGGTGGCGCAGCCCTTCCTGGCCTTGCCGGATACCTTGCTCGGGGGTGCCCAGGGCGCCCGTTTCACCTTGAGCATAGGCGCCAACCCCTTGTCCGGCTCGGCGCCCCTGGCCCTTTCCCTGGAAGACAGCTCGCGTTTCAGCTTGCGCTACGACAGCGCGGCGGGGCAAATCGTATTCGCGCCGCGCGGCGCGGCGCGCTCGGGCCAGGTGGTTTTGCATGCGACCTATTTCGGCAAGTTCACCGATCAAGGTTCGGTTTGGATTTCCCTGGAGACCACCGCGCTGCGCCCTTCGCCGAGAACGGAGGGAGGCATCTGGGCCGTTCCTTCCGCATGGTCGTTGCGCCAGGGCGTGCTCCGCATCCGCGGCGCGGCCGGTTCGGCAGGATCTGCAACGGCGGCGAACTGGAGCCTGTGGACGGCGGATGGCGGGACGGTGGCCGTCCTACCCTTGCCGGGGGATGGTTCGGAAGCGGCCTGGGATGGGCGCGATGGAAGCGGCCGCCCGGTGAAACCCGCCGCATACCTTTGGGCCGCGCGGGGACCCGGAGGGACGCTTTTGCGATCGGGATCGCTGCGCATCCTCCCTTAAATACCCTCCCAGACTGATTTCACGGCCGGCGCCGGTGGCGCTTGTTTCCCCCTCCCGCGGAAACGTTTTTCATCGCATGGCCTTTTTCGCCCTGCCTCCCAGCGGAAATGCCACGCCCCCCGCCTTCCTGTTGCG
Proteins encoded:
- a CDS encoding glycosyltransferase family 2 protein, coding for MDDAPSLTIGLPVYNGENYLRQSLESLLAQTFTDWELILSDNGSKDGTEAICREFAARDGRIRYLREPVNRGATWNFNRVFRLGRSPFFRWAAHDDVCSPELLERCVTALKARPSAVLAYPRTRVIGPEGETLWDYGIRLRTDSPDPAVRFHDCICVDHACFPIFGVMRTEFLRRTPLLGAYAGADRNLLAELCLHGPFVEVPEILFLRRDHPGTSTRQFPSARERMAWFRVGARPPLSPAFSRAWGYWESLNRAPLSPMDRLACLGVFGKWSSARMTHWIFRRLAPAPGPEPLPPDAAHAGTHTYVAAQ
- a CDS encoding class I SAM-dependent methyltransferase, producing the protein MANTIPAPLQTFLDQAVREYRDKVLERILKQEVRKPWMKYREIRIMEDLLAGLRPKRALEWGAGYGTSHFSRLLEPGAPGGAWIAIEHDPAWAARIREEAPPNVEVHAVPAEQEPWHPENGDGTYADFRSYVEYPDRFEPFDFILIDGRAREACLRKARELLAPGGVVVLHDANRLFLRSEWDLFPHQLLFQDYRRYSGGMWIGSVDRELAPLFDLSRHRRIWHLYNVLGRRFRL